In the genome of Streptomyces collinus, one region contains:
- a CDS encoding Zn-ribbon domain-containing OB-fold protein, with product MYHSGSVAQQAAGSATGLLDPRGRNQEAILFQRCTWCGTAMYHRLLCPVCRGSDLRTERAEGTGTVRHSTVVHRNTPAARNVSQIEMSEGFVVRGRVMGPPIGIHSGDRVRLSTAKDPVRGEPVFQLLDEPYRAWS from the coding sequence GTGTACCACTCAGGAAGCGTCGCTCAGCAGGCAGCCGGCTCCGCGACGGGTCTGCTCGACCCGAGGGGCCGTAACCAAGAGGCCATCCTCTTCCAGCGCTGCACCTGGTGCGGCACCGCCATGTACCACCGGCTGCTGTGTCCGGTCTGCCGGGGCAGCGACCTGCGCACGGAGCGCGCCGAGGGCACGGGCACCGTCCGCCACTCCACGGTGGTGCACCGCAACACCCCCGCGGCGCGCAACGTGTCGCAGATAGAGATGTCCGAGGGGTTCGTGGTGCGCGGCCGGGTGATGGGCCCGCCGATCGGCATCCACAGCGGGGACCGGGTGCGGCTGTCCACGGCCAAGGACCCGGTACGGGGCGAGCCGGTCTTCCAGCTCCTGGACGAGCCGTACCGGGCCTGGAGCTGA
- a CDS encoding TetR family transcriptional regulator, producing the protein MRDALVGAAFRLFLERGYEQTTVDDIVALAGVGRRSFFRYFPSKEDVVFPDHERCLADMTAFLAGGSDDDEPVGRVCDAARLVLRMYAENPTFSVQRYRLTRQVPGLRAYELSVVWRYERALAEYLRRRFAARREGTLQADVIAAAVVAAHNNALRSWLRSDGRGEASSAVDHALDYVQSVFGAVPVPPVAEQPEDVVVVVARRGAPLWRVVQEIEATLGRG; encoded by the coding sequence ATGCGGGACGCCCTGGTTGGGGCGGCCTTCCGGCTGTTCCTGGAGCGGGGGTACGAGCAGACCACCGTCGACGACATCGTGGCGCTCGCCGGTGTCGGGCGGCGCTCGTTCTTCCGGTACTTCCCTTCCAAGGAGGACGTGGTCTTCCCGGACCACGAGCGGTGCCTGGCCGACATGACGGCCTTCCTGGCGGGCGGCTCCGACGACGACGAACCCGTGGGGCGGGTCTGCGACGCGGCGCGGCTGGTACTGCGCATGTACGCCGAGAACCCGACGTTCTCGGTGCAGCGCTACCGTCTCACCAGGCAGGTGCCGGGGCTGCGCGCCTATGAACTGTCCGTGGTGTGGCGCTACGAGCGGGCCCTCGCCGAGTACCTGCGCCGGCGCTTCGCCGCCCGCCGGGAGGGCACCCTGCAGGCCGACGTGATCGCGGCGGCGGTGGTGGCGGCGCACAACAACGCGCTGCGGTCCTGGCTGCGTTCGGACGGGCGGGGCGAGGCGAGCTCCGCGGTCGACCACGCGCTGGATTACGTGCAGTCGGTGTTCGGGGCCGTGCCGGTGCCGCCGGTGGCGGAGCAGCCGGAGGACGTGGTGGTCGTCGTGGCGCGGCGCGGGGCGCCGCTGTGGCGGGTGGTGCAGGAGATCGAGGCGACGCTGGGGCGGGGCTGA